One Dermatophagoides farinae isolate YC_2012a chromosome 1, ASM2471394v1, whole genome shotgun sequence genomic region harbors:
- the mus81 gene encoding mus81 structure-specific endonuclease subunit, which translates to MATDDKSDDKKSLILKWLTQWRDQSRQHGSKLEYVYGKALKTLREHPHPISSCDDCKKLKNFGPKICEKINKEFTKLNNTGDDRLLSKTAVSSQQYSPKRTLTDILPVAVRPKRPLICTPKQSANIFAKNSPPVKITKTATQRNVKNWVPTPGQTPFAILVALLRRHLEFDDSRVNKLDLQDMAELYTTTRPLILTAALNSLIHRRQLVDKTSDRNARYFLTDSGRKLAIQLAKQCPMLKDFVARFLNDKNNLITNYFETRDCTESIQTPCQNFILEAGTYDIVLCIDTRERYSDRNGTQNRTAFPVALQQKGILIEIRTLPLGDFVWIAREKIQTSTDSNNQTIVQQQQHQKIRRELVLDYIIERKRIDDLASSIKGHRWNEQKFRLRNSGIRNPMYLIEYFGKKSRKQDHGYLSAATLEQAISNCEIDGFEIKLTDSFDETVRYLANMSRSLQCYYQNKSLLSCQDKKQLGRTCAKDFVYMTFNEFVTNSSKITIFTAKEMFIKHLLQIRGLSMKKVETLIKKFPTIRSLFQAYSMLKHDDDSKRENLLTNLKCDSLSGTQDRRLGPVLSKKINYFYN; encoded by the exons ATGGCAACTGATGATAAATCTGATGATAAGAAATCATTGATTCTTAAATGGTTAACACAATGGCGTGATCAATCTCGACAACATGGTAGTAAATTAGAATATGTTTATGGCAag gCATTAAAAACTCTTCGTGAACATCCTCATCCAATAAGTTCttgtgatgattgtaaaaaattaaaaaattttggacCAAAAATctgtgaaaaaattaataaagaATTTACCAAACTTAATAATACTGGTGATGATCGTTTATTGTCTAAAACAGCCGTTTCCAGTCAACAATATTCACCAAAACGTACATTAACCGATATTTTACCTGTTGCTGTTCGTCCTAAACGTCCATTGATATGTACTCCTAAACAATCAGCAAATATTTTTGCCAAAAATAGTCCACCAGTTAAAATCACGAAAACAGCAACACAAcgaaatgtaaaaaattggGTTCCAACTCCCGGTCAAACACCATTTGCAATTTTAGTTGCATTACTTCGACGTCATTTAGAATTCGATGATAGCCGAGTAAATAAATTGGATCTTCAAGATATGGCCGAACTTTATACTACCACACGACCATTGATTTTAACTGCCgcattgaattcattgattcatcgaCGACAATTAGTCGACAAAACTTCTGATCGAAATGCTAGATATTTTCTTACCGATAGTGGACGAAAATTGGCCATACAATTAGCGAAACAATGTCCTATGCTAAAGGATTTTGTTGCTCGTTTCCTTaacgataaaaataatcTCATTACTAATTATTTCGAAACCCGAGATTGCACCGAATCAATTCAAACTCCATGtcagaattttattcttgaaGCCGGTACCTATGACATAGTACTTTGTATTGATACTAGAGAACGATATTCTGATAGAAATGGTACTCAAAATCGAACTGCATTTCCAGTGGCTCTTCAACAAAAAGGTATACTTATTGAAATTCGTACCCTTCCGTTGGGTGATTTTGTTTGGATAGCTCGAgagaaaattcaaacatcaaccgattcaaacaatcaaactattgttcaacaacaacaacatcaaaaaattcGCCGTGAATTAGTTCTCGACTACATCATTGAACGTAAACGTATTGATGATTTGGCTAGTTCGATAAAAGGTCATCGAtggaatgaacaaaaatttcgtttACGAAATTCTGGCATACGTAATCCAATGTATTTAATCGaatattttggaaaaaaatctcgtAAACAAGATCATGGTTACCTATCGGCAGCCACACTTGAACAAGCCATTTCGAATTGTGAAATCGATGGATTCGAAATAAAACTTACCGATAGTTTCGATGAAACCGTACGATATTTAGCCAACATGTCACGATCATTGCAAtgttattatcaaaataaatcattactTTCTTGTCAagataaaaaacaacttgGACGTACCTGTGCAAAAGATTTTGTCTACATgacattcaatgaatttgttaCAAATTCAAGTAAAATAACCATATTTACAGCTAAAGAAATGTTCATCAAACATTTATTACAGATACGTGgtttatcaatgaaaaaagttgaaactttaatcaaaaaatttccaacCATTCGTTCACTTTTTCAAGCATATTCCATGttaaaacatgatgatgatagtaaaCGTGAAAATCTATTGACAAATTTAAAATGTGATTCACTTTCAGGCACACAAGATCGTCGTCTAGGTCCTGTGTTgagtaa